One Aegilops tauschii subsp. strangulata cultivar AL8/78 chromosome 7, Aet v6.0, whole genome shotgun sequence genomic window carries:
- the LOC123494841 gene encoding uncharacterized protein — MPPKAPKASITCNWMRSNVTSETLADFVKSGYLPKKDVMSYRAPEPSEERPQPKDGEVVIFADHMSRGFAPPDSKFFRDVLNFFDLRPQDIGPNSVSNICNFQVFCEVYLGEEPSLLLFRELFYLNRQNECANGPSLELGGISIERRRDCLFPYAEPPSHPKDWNLTWFYCQDTSPANESPLPGFRPSRLEPTHPLSDKLTQVERQPLLPTINKIKALLGNGLNGINLVRVWISWRVIPLSRRPGLMCEYTRRKDDPQRHSRNDLPEDVAEDMTKALLNESLADCGRTGLAPFCKTNPAPAADDKFWRVKYDHDAAKKARKAKEAAKKAAPRKKGSRPTASELLQLSDSYESEEDTGASNPVVEEVHESRRHTRTNKDADLSSGLPDASRKRRTEETSPSSGDSMQSNLPTFKTVPGAQAKLTKRAKKTKSAGEPDLLEPEVTVQEPPAASAPEATTPMDTAPVEASADPEASGSAQPTNDPDVEITRTEFVEPGRPTALAKCSAKGEVLQPHRVSLDLTDYANLSIGELVSGYVNQVHKSRDAEVAMVTQIQQKSEAVGKKLEADLADLKNRLKMQEMETRKANAKFVPSIASQEKLKTEFDAERKAWAEGKAALVNRADQAERALSEKTAKLSGLKRQVSQMVAAIFGSRSANLNQSVVTKLKAVYTLVEQLYTGSQRALAVVALSNEVPTHLAEVLRRLAVLPQRIQELRRASARSGAIAALSRAKAFLPELDPADIALGYPSLKEDGTAFDQKDFASCVKIVRPVATLIGNDTDLTKYQPGYNAENQWIPTPRYEALSLIPPARQHTFAPEIDLAGLIDEEAQFGALSGINWKSSTFQTLGTAGGEERNEPETSTQQVS; from the exons atgcctcccaaagctcccaaagcctccatcacttgcaactggatgaggtccaatgtcaccagtgagacactagcagattttgttaagtccggatacctgcccaagaaggacgtcatgtcctaccgtgcccccgaaccgtcagaagagagaccacagccaaaggacggggaggtagtgatttttgcggatcatatgagccggggcttcgcaccgcctgactcaaagttttttagagacgttctaaacttcttcgacttgcggcctcaggacataggacccaactcagtgtccaacatctgcaacttccaagtattctgcgaagtttaccttggagaagaacctagtctgctgctcttcagagagcttttttacttgaaccgtcagaatgagtgcgccaatgggccaagtctggagttaggtggcatctccatcgagcggcgtagggactgccttttcccttacgcagagccgcccagccaccccaaggactggaatctgacgtggttttactgccaagacacgtcgccggctaacgagagtccgttgcccggctttcgcccctcgcgtctggagccgactcacccactatcagacaagctgactcaagtggagcgccaacctctgctccccaccatcaacaagatcaaggctctcctgggcaatggtctgaatggaattaatctggtccgggtctggatatcgtggcgggtgatcccattgagccgccgccccggcttaatgtgcgagtacacaagacgaaaggatgacccccagagacacagccgcaatgatcttccagaagacgttgcagaagatatgaccaaggctcttctgaacgagagcctggcagactgcgggaggaccgggttagcccccttctgcaagaccaacccagccccagcg gctgatgacaagttctggcgggtcaagtatgaccatgacgCCGCCAAAAAGGCCAGAAAGGCAAAggaagccgccaagaaagccgctccccgtaagaagggaagtaggcccactgcttcggagctgttgCAGCTGAGTGACAGCTACGAGTCTGAG gaggacaccggagccagtaacccggtggttgaagag gttcatgaaagccggcggcatacccggaccaacaaggacgctgacctctcctccgggttacctgatgcATCAAGGAAACGTCGGACCGAG gagacttccccttcttccggcgactctatgcagtcgaatttgccaactttcaagaccgtgcccgg tgcccaggcaaagctcaccaagagggcgaagaaaaccaagtcggccggagagcCCGATTTGCTTGAGCCAGAGGTGACGGtacaagaaccgccagctgcctccgcccccgaagccaccactccaatggacacggcacctgtagaagcttctgctgacccggaggcctccggctcggctcaaccaacaaatgacccggacgtggaaATCACCCGGAccgaatttgttgagccggggaggcctacggcactggccaagtgctctgccaagggggaagtactgcagccccaccgggtcaGTCTGGATCTAACTGACTACGCCAatctgagcatcggagagctcgtctccggctacgtcaaccaagtgcacaagagccgggacgcagaggttgccatggtgacccagatccagcagaaatctgag gctgttggcaagaagcttgaggctgaccttgccgatcttaagaaccggctgaagatgcaagagatggagacccggaaggcaaatgccaagttcgtGCCCAGCATCGCCtcacaagagaagctgaagacagagttTGACGCTGAACGAAAAGCGTGGGCCGAAggaaaggccgcattggtgaaccgggctgatcAGGCGGAGAGGGCCCTGTCAGAGAAGACGGCCAAACTCTctggcttaaagcgccaagtgtctcaaatggttgctgcaatcttcg gttccagaagtgccaacctcaaccaaagcgtggtaaccaagctaaaggccgtgtacaccctggtggagcaactctacaccgggtcacaacgtgccttagctgtggtagccttatccaacgaggtgccgactcacttgGCGGAGGTTCTTCGTCGACTCGCCGTCCTGCCgcaacgtatccaagagctgcgacgggcctctgcgagatccggagcgatcgccgctctgagccgggccaaggctttcctaccggagctagacccggcagacatcgccctcggctatccaagtctgaaggaagatggcacggctttcgaccaaaaggacttcgcctcctgcgtgaagatcgtgcgcccggtggcgactcttattggcaacgatacggatctgaccaagtaccagccgggttataacgCAGAAAATCAgtggattccaacccctcgctatgaagctctgagtttaattccgccggctcgtcagcacacctttgccccagagATTGACctggccgggttaattgacgaggaagcccaattcgggGCGCtgagcggcatcaactggaagtcgtcgactttccagaccttggggacagccggaggagaagaaaggaatgagccggagacttccacccAGCAAGTGTCTTAG